One genomic segment of Arthrobacter sp. Marseille-P9274 includes these proteins:
- a CDS encoding Gfo/Idh/MocA family protein yields MPPRIITPPCAEPGAPSPLQATGRPLRWGVVSTGRIAGKVSGDLALLEDAVLQAVSSRVEANARAFADRLGFATSYFDGAAGKGYDQLFADPDVDVVYVATPHGQHYEIAKLALEAGKHVLCEKSLTINAREALELAELARARNLFLMEAVWTRFLPVIHRAWDIAHSGELGDLEWLQADLGFPAPYDAASRLWNPAAGGGALLDVTVYPLTWALGIFGFPRTVLASGHLNDDGVDAQNALTLTYGSGAQAQLTSSLVASSPRTATVCGSAGWLRSGAPLHHPTELTIHRHTGGQRTEQFGRIGQNYVYELREVTRCIQEGLTESPTMPLEDTLNTMRLFDGVRAQIGVSYANDKAVPVLD; encoded by the coding sequence ATGCCACCGCGGATCATCACACCGCCCTGCGCCGAGCCGGGGGCGCCTAGTCCGCTGCAGGCCACCGGTCGCCCGCTGCGCTGGGGCGTCGTCTCCACGGGCAGGATCGCCGGCAAGGTCAGCGGGGACCTGGCCCTGCTCGAAGATGCCGTCCTGCAGGCCGTCAGCTCGCGCGTCGAGGCCAACGCCCGCGCCTTTGCGGACCGGCTCGGTTTCGCCACGTCCTATTTCGACGGCGCCGCCGGGAAGGGTTATGACCAGCTCTTCGCGGATCCGGACGTCGACGTCGTCTACGTCGCCACCCCGCACGGCCAGCACTACGAAATCGCGAAGCTGGCCCTGGAAGCCGGCAAGCACGTGCTGTGCGAAAAGTCGCTGACCATCAACGCCCGCGAGGCCCTGGAACTGGCCGAACTGGCCCGTGCTAGGAACCTGTTCCTGATGGAGGCCGTCTGGACCCGCTTCCTGCCCGTCATCCACCGCGCCTGGGACATCGCCCATTCCGGCGAGCTGGGCGACCTCGAGTGGCTGCAGGCGGACCTCGGCTTCCCGGCCCCGTACGACGCTGCCTCCCGGCTCTGGAATCCCGCGGCCGGCGGCGGAGCGCTGCTGGACGTGACCGTCTACCCGCTGACCTGGGCGCTGGGCATCTTTGGCTTCCCGCGGACGGTCCTGGCCAGCGGCCATCTTAACGACGACGGCGTGGACGCCCAGAACGCCCTGACGCTCACGTACGGCTCGGGCGCCCAAGCCCAACTGACGTCGTCGTTGGTGGCCTCCTCCCCGAGGACGGCCACGGTCTGCGGAAGCGCCGGCTGGCTGCGCTCGGGCGCGCCGCTGCACCACCCCACCGAGCTGACCATCCACCGGCACACCGGCGGCCAGCGGACAGAGCAGTTCGGCCGGATCGGCCAGAACTACGTGTACGAGCTACGCGAAGTGACCCGCTGCATCCAGGAGGGGCTGACGGAGAGCCCCACGATGCCGTTGGAGGACACGCTCAACACGATGCGGCTCTTCGACGGGGTCCGGGCGCAGATCGGCGTCAGCTACGCCAACGACAAGGCCGTCCCGGTCCTGGACTAG
- a CDS encoding Hsp20/alpha crystallin family protein, translating into MAARFDPFREIDRVAGALFENRSGLRLMPMDLYRDGDHYVLNADLPGIDPGSVDIDVDGQLLTIRAERTLRGPDSGVKWLTREREGGSFLRQLNLGQGIDIDAITAHYENGVLSVTIPVSERAKPRKIEVVSAPADRAVEAGGAEQKPADA; encoded by the coding sequence ATGGCTGCTCGATTCGACCCGTTCCGCGAAATCGACCGCGTGGCCGGTGCCCTCTTCGAAAACCGCTCGGGCCTGCGCCTGATGCCGATGGATCTCTACCGCGACGGGGACCATTACGTCCTTAACGCAGACCTGCCCGGCATCGATCCGGGCTCGGTCGACATCGACGTCGACGGACAGCTGCTGACCATCCGCGCCGAACGGACCCTGCGGGGTCCCGACAGCGGCGTCAAGTGGCTGACCAGGGAGCGCGAGGGCGGGTCCTTCCTCCGCCAGTTGAACCTCGGCCAGGGGATCGACATCGACGCGATCACGGCGCACTACGAGAACGGCGTGCTCTCCGTGACCATCCCGGTCAGCGAGCGGGCCAAGCCGCGCAAGATCGAGGTGGTCAGCGCGCCGGCCGACCGTGCTGTGGAAGCCGGCGGCGCCGAGCAGAAGCCGGCCGACGCCTAA
- a CDS encoding glutamate--cysteine ligase, whose protein sequence is MGAEVKTKTFTREQRTRYRERLLENLETFADYLSTGTFAHTGTIGLELELNLTNADCSPALRNSDVLEAIADPSFQTEIGAFNIEMNHPALSVSGAGLKELEDGLRRQLNRAEERAAAVRAQILMIGILPTLKQDLVEDMSWLSPGKRYAALNTSVLQARGEDVLMDLRGLESVSFYAKNIAPEAACTSVQLHVQLEPAEFAPVWNAAQVIAGPQVALAANSPIFMEKLLWHETRIEVFKQAIDTRPPEMRNQGVRPRVWFGERWITSIFDLFEENVRYFPSLLPELSRTTGRQARGGAPLLPELRLHNGTVYRWNRPIYDPSGDLPHLRLENRLLPAGPTVLDTVANAAFFFGLVRRLRTADRPLWSRLAFKSAEANFLACARHGLEATVYWPGIGDLPVVELIIRHLLPLAAEGLADLGVDADLIEEYLGVLRDRAQSEQNGAKWQIETLQRLESDGLDRGAALARLTSLYASNMHSNLPVHTWPVAAVIG, encoded by the coding sequence ATGGGCGCAGAAGTCAAGACCAAGACCTTCACCCGCGAACAAAGGACCCGCTACCGGGAGCGGCTGCTCGAGAACCTGGAAACCTTCGCCGACTACCTCTCCACAGGCACTTTCGCCCACACCGGCACGATCGGCCTGGAGCTGGAGCTGAACCTCACCAACGCTGACTGCTCCCCCGCCCTGCGCAATTCCGACGTGCTGGAAGCGATCGCCGACCCGTCCTTCCAGACCGAGATCGGCGCATTCAACATCGAAATGAACCACCCGGCGCTCTCGGTTTCCGGGGCCGGGCTCAAGGAACTCGAGGACGGGCTGCGCCGGCAGCTGAACCGCGCCGAGGAGCGGGCCGCGGCGGTCCGCGCACAGATCCTGATGATCGGCATCCTGCCCACGCTGAAGCAGGACCTGGTGGAGGACATGTCCTGGCTCAGCCCGGGCAAGCGCTATGCCGCCCTGAACACCTCCGTGCTGCAGGCCCGCGGCGAGGATGTGCTGATGGACCTGCGCGGCCTGGAGTCGGTGTCCTTCTACGCCAAGAACATCGCGCCGGAGGCCGCGTGCACCAGCGTGCAGCTGCACGTCCAGCTGGAGCCGGCGGAGTTCGCCCCGGTCTGGAACGCGGCGCAGGTCATCGCCGGCCCGCAGGTCGCGCTGGCGGCGAATTCGCCGATCTTCATGGAGAAGCTGCTCTGGCACGAGACGCGGATCGAGGTATTCAAGCAGGCCATCGACACCCGGCCGCCCGAAATGCGCAACCAGGGCGTGCGGCCGCGGGTGTGGTTCGGGGAACGGTGGATCACCTCGATCTTCGATCTGTTCGAGGAGAACGTGCGGTACTTCCCGTCGCTGCTCCCCGAGCTCTCCCGCACAACCGGCCGCCAGGCCCGCGGCGGGGCGCCGCTGCTGCCGGAGCTGCGGCTGCACAACGGGACGGTGTACCGCTGGAACCGCCCCATCTACGACCCGAGCGGGGACCTGCCGCACCTGCGGCTGGAGAACCGTCTGCTGCCGGCCGGCCCGACCGTGCTGGACACCGTGGCCAACGCGGCGTTCTTCTTCGGGCTGGTGCGCCGGCTCAGGACCGCCGACCGGCCGCTGTGGTCCCGGCTCGCGTTCAAGAGCGCCGAGGCCAACTTCCTGGCCTGCGCCCGCCACGGGCTCGAGGCCACCGTGTACTGGCCGGGCATCGGCGACCTGCCCGTCGTCGAGCTGATCATCCGTCACCTGCTGCCGCTCGCCGCCGAGGGCCTGGCCGACCTGGGCGTGGATGCCGACCTGATCGAGGAGTACCTTGGGGTGCTGCGGGACCGGGCGCAGTCGGAACAGAACGGCGCCAAGTGGCAGATCGAGACGCTGCAGCGGCTGGAGTCCGACGGCCTGGACCGCGGTGCGGCGCTGGCGCGGCTGACCAGCCTGTATGCCTCCAACATGCACAGCAACCTGCCGGTCCATACCTGGCCCGTCGCCGCTGTCATCGGCTGA
- a CDS encoding bile acid:sodium symporter family protein, with translation MPTDYSSRPQAVRTADPAAAAASSAEERSARVAVTLFPLLILAGGALALFFPSPFTGLAAFINPALMLIMFGMGLTLTLPDFALVVRQPLPVLLGVVAQYVIMPLLGLGVSLLLQLPPALAAGVILVGCAPGGTASNVVTYLAKGNVALSVTMTSVSTLLAPVFTPLLTLWLAGQYMPVDAGAMALSIVQIVLIPVVLGLAARTFIPGLVDRVIPALPWVSVLAITFVVIAVVAGSAEAIFSAGLLILLAVVLHNAGGYLLGYGAAKLFRLPVPSCRTMAVEVGMQNSGLAAGLAKTYFAPEAALPGAVFSVWHNVSGAIVAAFWRRSSK, from the coding sequence ATGCCAACTGACTATTCCTCCCGCCCGCAGGCGGTTCGGACGGCCGATCCTGCCGCGGCGGCCGCCTCCAGCGCCGAAGAACGCAGCGCACGCGTCGCGGTGACCCTCTTTCCCCTTTTGATCCTCGCCGGCGGCGCGCTGGCGCTGTTCTTCCCCTCGCCCTTCACCGGCCTGGCGGCCTTCATCAACCCGGCCCTGATGCTGATCATGTTCGGAATGGGCCTGACCCTGACCCTGCCGGACTTCGCGCTCGTGGTCCGACAGCCGCTGCCGGTGCTGCTCGGCGTCGTGGCGCAGTACGTCATCATGCCCCTGCTCGGCCTCGGCGTCTCGCTGTTGCTCCAGCTGCCGCCGGCCCTCGCAGCCGGCGTCATCCTGGTCGGCTGCGCGCCCGGCGGCACGGCGTCCAACGTCGTGACCTACCTGGCCAAGGGCAACGTGGCGCTCTCCGTGACGATGACGAGCGTCTCGACCCTGCTCGCTCCGGTCTTCACCCCGCTCCTGACGCTCTGGCTTGCCGGACAGTACATGCCGGTCGACGCCGGCGCGATGGCGCTGAGCATCGTCCAGATCGTGCTGATTCCGGTGGTTCTGGGGCTCGCCGCCCGGACGTTCATCCCCGGCCTGGTCGACCGCGTGATCCCCGCGCTGCCGTGGGTTTCCGTCCTGGCCATCACCTTCGTCGTCATCGCGGTCGTGGCCGGCAGTGCCGAGGCCATCTTCAGCGCCGGCCTGCTGATCCTGCTGGCCGTGGTGCTGCACAACGCAGGCGGCTACCTGCTGGGCTACGGTGCCGCCAAGCTCTTCCGCCTGCCGGTACCGTCGTGCCGCACGATGGCGGTTGAGGTCGGGATGCAGAACTCGGGCCTGGCGGCCGGCCTGGCCAAGACCTACTTCGCACCCGAGGCGGCGCTGCCCGGGGCCGTGTTCTCGGTCTGGCACAACGTCTCCGGCGCCATCGTCGCGGCCTTCTGGCGGCGCAGCAGCAAGTAG
- a CDS encoding NADP-dependent isocitrate dehydrogenase, translated as MAKIIYTHTDEAPMLATYSFLPIVEAFASKAGVEVETRDISLSGRIIAAFGDHLTEEQRVSDALAELGELAKKPEANIIKLPNISASIPQLKAAIAELQGKGYALPDYPDDPSSDVEKEIRARYDKIKGSAVNPVLREGNSDRRAPLSVKNYARQNPHSMGAWSADSKTNVAHMESDDFRSNEKSVVIPADDKIKIQLVAEDGTTTVLKDSFPILAGELIDGTVMRAAALDEFLAAQVVRAKEEGVLLSAHLKATMMKVSDPIIFGHVVRAYFPDLFAQYGEQLEDAGLSPNNGLASILNGLSELPADVREGVEAAIKKGYEEGPALAMVDSDKGITNLHVPSDVIVDASMPAMIRTSGHMWGPDGKEADTLAVLPDSSYAGIYQVVIDDCRANGAFDPTTMGTVPNVGLMAQAAEEYGSHDKTFEIQTAGTVQIIDGSGAVLIEHQVAPGDIWRACQTKDVPVRDWVKLAVNRARASQTPAVFWLDEERAHDANLIAKVKEYLKEHDTEGLQIEIMSPVKATAFTLERIRKGEDTISVSGNVLRDYLTDLFPILELGTSAKMLSIVPLINGGGLFETGAGGSAPKHVQQLLKENHLRWDSLGEFLALAVSFEHLATTTGNKRAQVLADTLDRATGTFLLENKSPSRKVGEIDNRGSHYYLAQYWAQELAKQDQDAELASAFAPVADALTGSEEQINSELLGAQGSPAEIGGYYRPEDEKAAAVMRPSAKLNEILATLS; from the coding sequence ATGGCCAAGATTATCTATACCCACACTGACGAAGCGCCCATGCTGGCGACCTATTCGTTCTTGCCGATCGTCGAAGCCTTCGCTTCGAAGGCCGGTGTGGAAGTGGAGACCCGGGACATTTCGCTGTCGGGCCGCATCATCGCCGCCTTCGGCGACCACCTCACCGAGGAGCAGCGGGTCAGCGACGCGCTGGCCGAGCTGGGCGAACTGGCCAAGAAGCCGGAAGCCAACATCATCAAGCTGCCGAACATCAGCGCCTCCATCCCGCAGCTGAAGGCGGCCATCGCCGAACTCCAGGGCAAGGGTTACGCGCTGCCGGATTACCCGGATGACCCGTCCTCCGACGTTGAAAAGGAAATCCGCGCCCGCTACGACAAGATCAAGGGCAGCGCCGTCAACCCCGTGCTGCGCGAGGGCAACTCGGACCGCCGCGCCCCGCTGTCTGTGAAGAACTACGCGCGCCAGAACCCGCACAGCATGGGCGCCTGGTCCGCCGATTCGAAGACCAACGTCGCCCACATGGAATCCGACGACTTCCGCTCCAACGAGAAGTCCGTGGTCATCCCGGCTGACGACAAGATCAAGATCCAGCTGGTCGCCGAGGACGGCACCACCACGGTGCTGAAGGATTCCTTCCCGATACTGGCCGGCGAGCTCATCGACGGCACCGTCATGCGCGCCGCCGCGCTCGACGAGTTCCTGGCGGCCCAGGTCGTCCGCGCCAAGGAAGAGGGCGTGCTGCTCTCGGCGCACCTGAAGGCCACCATGATGAAGGTCTCGGACCCGATCATCTTCGGCCACGTGGTCCGCGCCTACTTCCCGGACCTGTTCGCCCAGTACGGCGAGCAGCTGGAGGACGCCGGCCTGAGCCCGAACAACGGCCTGGCCTCGATCCTCAACGGCCTCTCCGAACTCCCGGCCGACGTCCGCGAAGGCGTCGAAGCCGCGATCAAGAAGGGCTACGAAGAGGGCCCGGCCCTCGCGATGGTGGACTCGGACAAGGGAATCACCAACCTGCACGTGCCCTCGGACGTGATCGTGGACGCCTCCATGCCGGCCATGATCCGCACCTCCGGCCACATGTGGGGCCCGGACGGCAAGGAAGCCGACACCCTGGCGGTCCTGCCGGACAGCTCCTACGCGGGGATCTACCAGGTCGTCATCGACGACTGCCGCGCCAACGGTGCGTTCGATCCGACCACCATGGGCACCGTGCCGAACGTCGGCCTCATGGCGCAGGCCGCTGAGGAGTACGGCAGCCACGACAAGACCTTCGAGATCCAGACCGCCGGCACGGTCCAGATCATTGACGGCTCCGGCGCAGTCCTGATCGAGCACCAGGTCGCCCCGGGCGATATCTGGCGCGCCTGCCAGACCAAGGACGTGCCGGTCCGCGACTGGGTCAAGCTCGCCGTCAACCGCGCCCGTGCCTCGCAGACTCCGGCCGTTTTCTGGCTGGACGAAGAGCGTGCCCACGACGCCAACCTGATCGCCAAGGTCAAGGAATACCTCAAGGAGCACGACACCGAGGGCCTGCAGATCGAGATCATGTCCCCGGTCAAGGCCACCGCCTTCACCCTGGAACGCATCCGCAAGGGCGAGGACACCATCTCCGTCTCCGGCAACGTGCTGCGCGACTACCTGACGGACCTGTTCCCGATCCTCGAGCTGGGCACCAGCGCCAAGATGCTCTCGATCGTCCCGCTGATCAACGGCGGCGGCCTCTTCGAAACCGGCGCCGGCGGCTCGGCCCCGAAGCACGTGCAGCAGCTGCTGAAGGAAAACCACCTGCGCTGGGATTCCCTCGGCGAGTTCCTGGCGCTGGCCGTCAGCTTCGAGCACCTGGCCACCACCACGGGCAACAAGCGCGCCCAGGTCCTCGCCGACACGCTGGATCGCGCGACCGGCACCTTCCTGCTGGAGAACAAGTCCCCGAGCCGTAAGGTCGGCGAGATCGACAACCGCGGCAGCCACTACTACCTGGCCCAGTACTGGGCACAGGAACTGGCCAAGCAGGACCAGGACGCCGAGCTGGCCTCCGCCTTCGCCCCGGTCGCCGACGCGCTGACGGGCAGCGAAGAGCAGATCAACTCCGAGCTGCTGGGCGCCCAGGGTTCCCCGGCCGAAATCGGCGGCTACTACCGCCCGGAGGACGAGAAGGCCGCGGCCGTCATGCGTCCCTCGGCCAAGCTGAACGAAATCCTGGCCACGCTGTCCTAA
- the purH gene encoding bifunctional phosphoribosylaminoimidazolecarboxamide formyltransferase/IMP cyclohydrolase, with translation MSLKQLDRVPIHRALISVYDKTGLEELAQGLHKAGVSIVSTGSTAKRIAEAGVPVTEVSEVTGFQECLDGRVKTLHPRVHAGILADRRRDDHVAQLKELGVEAFDLVVVNLYPFVDTVKSGAGEDDVVEQIDIGGPSMVRAAAKNHPSVAVVVDPSRYAEVVTAAAEGGFDLNARRRLAASAFAHTAAYDNAVASWTAAQFGDGTEEGKAWPPYAGLALERSEVLRYGENPHQAAALYVEHGATPGIAQADQLHGKPMSYNNFVDADAALRAAFDHADSAVAIIKHANPCGVAVATPGAEDPIADAHAKAHACDPVSAFGGVIAANRTITAGMANTVKDIFTEVVIAPDFEPEAVEILSRKKNIRLLTLPEGYRRDPAEIRQVSGGVLVQVSDTLEADGDAPANWTLAAGPAADESTLADLAFAWKSVRAAKSNAILLAHDGAAVGIGMGQVNRLDSCKLAVERANTLGVAVDGGADAAGGAANVEGAGAPERARGAVAASDAFFPFADGLQILIDAGVRAVVQPGGSVRDEEVVAAANAAGITMYFTGARHFFH, from the coding sequence GTGAGCTTGAAGCAGCTTGACCGTGTTCCCATCCACCGGGCCCTGATCTCGGTCTACGACAAGACAGGGCTGGAGGAACTCGCTCAGGGTCTGCACAAGGCCGGCGTGAGCATCGTGTCCACCGGCTCCACCGCCAAGCGGATCGCCGAGGCGGGCGTGCCCGTCACCGAGGTCTCGGAGGTGACCGGCTTCCAGGAGTGCCTGGACGGCCGGGTGAAGACGCTGCACCCGCGCGTCCACGCCGGCATCCTGGCGGACCGCCGCCGCGACGACCACGTGGCCCAGCTGAAGGAACTCGGCGTCGAGGCCTTCGACCTCGTGGTCGTGAACCTCTACCCGTTCGTGGACACCGTGAAGTCCGGCGCCGGCGAGGACGACGTCGTCGAGCAGATCGACATCGGCGGCCCGTCGATGGTCCGCGCCGCAGCCAAGAACCACCCGAGCGTCGCCGTCGTCGTTGATCCCTCGAGGTACGCGGAGGTTGTCACCGCGGCTGCGGAGGGCGGCTTTGACCTTAACGCACGACGGCGGTTGGCGGCTTCCGCGTTTGCGCACACCGCTGCGTACGACAACGCAGTCGCCAGCTGGACCGCGGCGCAGTTCGGCGACGGTACCGAGGAAGGTAAGGCCTGGCCGCCGTACGCCGGCCTGGCGCTGGAGCGCTCCGAGGTGCTGCGGTACGGCGAGAACCCGCACCAGGCGGCCGCGCTCTACGTCGAGCACGGTGCCACCCCGGGCATCGCCCAGGCGGACCAGCTGCACGGCAAGCCGATGAGCTACAACAACTTCGTCGATGCGGACGCCGCGCTGCGCGCCGCCTTCGACCATGCCGACTCCGCGGTGGCGATCATCAAGCATGCCAACCCCTGCGGCGTGGCGGTGGCGACGCCGGGCGCCGAGGACCCGATCGCTGACGCGCACGCCAAGGCCCATGCCTGCGATCCGGTTTCCGCGTTTGGCGGCGTGATTGCCGCCAACCGCACGATCACCGCCGGCATGGCCAACACGGTCAAGGACATCTTCACGGAGGTCGTCATCGCGCCGGACTTCGAGCCGGAGGCCGTGGAGATCCTGTCCCGGAAGAAGAACATCCGGCTGCTGACGCTGCCCGAAGGCTACCGGCGCGACCCGGCCGAAATCCGCCAGGTCTCCGGCGGCGTGCTGGTCCAGGTTTCGGACACGCTGGAGGCCGACGGCGACGCCCCGGCCAACTGGACGCTAGCGGCAGGTCCGGCCGCGGACGAGTCGACCCTGGCCGACCTTGCCTTCGCCTGGAAGTCCGTGCGGGCTGCCAAGTCCAACGCGATCCTGCTGGCCCATGACGGCGCCGCCGTCGGCATCGGCATGGGGCAGGTCAACCGGCTGGACTCGTGCAAGCTGGCCGTGGAGCGGGCCAACACCCTGGGTGTGGCCGTCGACGGCGGCGCTGACGCAGCCGGCGGCGCGGCCAACGTCGAGGGCGCCGGTGCTCCGGAGCGGGCCCGCGGTGCTGTTGCCGCCTCGGACGCCTTCTTCCCGTTCGCGGACGGACTGCAGATCCTGATCGACGCCGGCGTCCGCGCTGTGGTGCAGCCCGGCGGTTCCGTGCGGGACGAGGAAGTCGTCGCGGCGGCTAACGCGGCCGGCATCACCATGTACTTCACGGGAGCCCGCCACTTCTTCCACTGA
- a CDS encoding MFS transporter, producing the protein MTETQRLPTGDQIVQELPWRWKVQGKIFLIGGLGFMFDAWDVTLNGVLIPLLSDHWDLQPSQAAWIGTANLIGMALGAFVWGSVADLIGRKVAFTATLLVFSIFTVCGAFAPDIVWFCIFRFIAGFGLGGCVPVDYALVGEFTPRRQRGRVLTAMDGWWPVGAALCGFVSAAIMATFADWRYTMLIMVLPALLVFWIRRSVPESPLYLISKGRGEEARSIIDELVRKTGGTATNWRLPDPAAAPKLSVGNVADQLRAVWRFNWKITTAAWALFFSILLVYYLALTWMPRILIESGFAEVRAFITTAGMAAVGLLGVIVAAYFVEKTGRKWILAITGPLSALTLVIVALSVEVPAAVVTWLLIYGFIVQIAIPVLYAYVSELYPTELRGSGFGWASTFSRVGAGFGPLIFVSVMWPYLGLATSFAIAAALVVISVLWMAKFAPETKGAELH; encoded by the coding sequence ATGACCGAGACCCAACGGCTTCCCACCGGCGACCAGATCGTGCAGGAGCTGCCGTGGCGCTGGAAGGTCCAGGGAAAGATCTTCCTCATCGGCGGCCTCGGCTTCATGTTCGATGCCTGGGACGTGACCCTCAACGGCGTACTCATCCCGCTGCTTTCGGACCACTGGGACCTTCAGCCGTCGCAGGCCGCCTGGATCGGCACCGCGAACCTGATCGGCATGGCCCTCGGCGCCTTCGTGTGGGGCTCCGTCGCCGACCTCATCGGCAGGAAGGTCGCCTTCACCGCCACCCTCCTGGTCTTCTCGATCTTCACCGTCTGCGGCGCGTTCGCCCCCGACATCGTCTGGTTCTGCATCTTCCGCTTCATCGCCGGTTTCGGCCTCGGCGGCTGCGTTCCCGTGGACTACGCCCTCGTCGGCGAATTCACCCCGCGCCGCCAACGCGGCCGGGTGCTGACGGCCATGGACGGCTGGTGGCCCGTCGGGGCAGCCCTGTGCGGCTTCGTCTCAGCCGCCATCATGGCGACCTTCGCCGACTGGCGGTACACCATGCTCATCATGGTCCTGCCCGCCCTGCTCGTCTTCTGGATCCGGCGCTCCGTTCCGGAATCGCCGCTGTACCTGATCAGCAAGGGGCGCGGCGAGGAAGCCCGCAGCATTATCGACGAACTCGTCCGCAAGACCGGCGGCACGGCGACCAACTGGCGGCTGCCGGACCCGGCGGCGGCACCCAAGCTTTCCGTCGGCAACGTCGCCGACCAGCTGCGCGCCGTCTGGCGCTTCAACTGGAAAATTACGACGGCGGCATGGGCCTTGTTCTTCTCCATCCTCCTCGTCTATTACCTGGCATTGACGTGGATGCCCCGCATCCTCATCGAATCCGGCTTCGCCGAAGTCAGAGCCTTCATTACCACCGCAGGCATGGCCGCCGTCGGCCTGCTCGGCGTCATCGTCGCGGCCTACTTCGTCGAAAAGACCGGCCGCAAATGGATCCTCGCCATCACCGGCCCGCTATCAGCACTCACCCTGGTCATCGTTGCCCTCAGTGTCGAAGTCCCGGCCGCAGTCGTTACCTGGCTGCTGATCTACGGCTTCATCGTCCAGATTGCGATCCCGGTTCTCTACGCCTACGTCTCCGAGCTCTATCCCACTGAACTCCGAGGCTCCGGCTTCGGCTGGGCCTCCACGTTCTCCCGCGTCGGCGCCGGCTTCGGGCCGCTCATCTTCGTCTCGGTCATGTGGCCCTACCTCGGCCTCGCAACGTCCTTCGCCATCGCCGCAGCCTTGGTCGTCATCTCCGTCCTCTGGATGGCCAAGTTCGCGCCCGAAACTAAAGGCGCCGAACTCCACTAA
- a CDS encoding PKD domain-containing protein — MALLSCLTSLPSQATAVESGKPPRWQESGVGIEDYELVEGTDQWALIPGGGLTDDRQWKFEAACLEDEDIAIDCLPMAPECDAGEDGRPVQWLWRSESLGIDSWTPYDEFGCVYATNPNDVLEDIADRILSEFRNLPIHAGDIEIQPSPHTLIGANTNVYASVESQTLETELLGQDIEIEATPVEYRWDYDDGSSAVALAIPGGPLPRERWGEATPTSHVYESTGDYAVSLTTTFSGTYSVNGGPAIPIPGTGTFTAAPVTISVWRSVVNNYADNCLENPNGAGC, encoded by the coding sequence GTGGCTCTGTTGAGTTGTCTCACCTCGCTGCCGTCTCAAGCCACGGCTGTCGAATCGGGTAAACCTCCTCGCTGGCAAGAATCTGGAGTTGGTATTGAAGACTACGAACTAGTCGAGGGCACCGATCAATGGGCGCTTATTCCGGGTGGCGGATTGACCGATGATCGACAGTGGAAGTTTGAGGCTGCCTGCCTAGAAGACGAAGACATTGCCATCGACTGCCTGCCCATGGCGCCCGAATGCGACGCGGGGGAAGACGGTAGGCCAGTCCAGTGGCTTTGGCGTAGTGAATCGCTCGGGATTGACAGCTGGACGCCCTACGACGAATTCGGGTGCGTTTACGCAACCAATCCAAATGACGTCTTAGAGGACATCGCCGATCGGATCTTGTCCGAGTTCCGGAATCTGCCCATACATGCAGGCGACATCGAAATTCAACCGAGTCCCCACACGCTCATTGGTGCTAACACGAATGTTTACGCTTCGGTCGAGTCGCAGACCCTAGAAACTGAGCTGCTCGGACAAGACATCGAGATCGAGGCGACACCCGTAGAGTATCGGTGGGACTACGACGACGGCTCGTCGGCTGTAGCCCTGGCGATACCGGGCGGCCCCTTGCCCCGCGAACGTTGGGGCGAAGCGACTCCAACTAGTCACGTTTATGAATCCACTGGAGACTACGCCGTCTCGTTAACGACGACGTTTAGCGGAACGTACAGCGTGAATGGCGGCCCGGCAATACCGATTCCTGGCACCGGCACTTTCACAGCTGCCCCTGTCACGATCAGCGTGTGGCGGTCGGTCGTCAACAACTATGCGGATAACTGCCTGGAGAATCCGAATGGGGCTGGATGCTGA
- a CDS encoding DUF6318 family protein yields MFLTDARPRARRLAASALLAAAALALTACGGDAEGQPDPTASPAPSAAAETPAPTPTATPSYKPASADGPAENVPLPKMPKDAKEKTHAGLESFARHWYALLNYAYESGDVEPIRAITSAKCARCEEVFKGIEDWNMAKSWTVGGRVEVLEVSTNFTANSSEIYQLPVQIRHSAAVNYEGGTKVSNDPATAASIDLLMAKHVRAGWKVEDIGVVRPES; encoded by the coding sequence ATGTTCCTTACCGACGCACGCCCGCGTGCCCGCCGCCTCGCCGCCAGCGCCTTGCTGGCCGCGGCAGCGCTCGCCCTCACGGCCTGTGGCGGGGACGCCGAAGGCCAGCCGGACCCCACGGCATCTCCTGCACCCTCGGCCGCTGCCGAGACTCCCGCTCCTACGCCGACAGCAACACCTAGCTACAAACCCGCCTCCGCCGACGGGCCCGCCGAAAACGTGCCCCTCCCCAAGATGCCTAAGGACGCCAAAGAAAAGACTCATGCCGGGCTAGAGTCCTTTGCTCGCCATTGGTATGCCCTTCTGAACTACGCCTATGAGTCTGGCGATGTTGAGCCAATCCGTGCCATCACATCAGCAAAATGCGCCAGATGTGAGGAAGTCTTCAAAGGAATTGAGGACTGGAACATGGCCAAGAGTTGGACAGTGGGCGGTAGGGTCGAAGTTCTGGAAGTAAGCACCAATTTCACTGCGAACTCCTCAGAGATTTATCAACTCCCTGTGCAGATCCGCCACAGCGCTGCGGTCAACTATGAAGGCGGCACAAAGGTTTCAAATGACCCGGCCACAGCTGCATCCATTGATTTGCTGATGGCTAAGCACGTTCGGGCCGGTTGGAAGGTAGAAGATATCGGTGTCGTACGTCCAGAGTCATGA